A genome region from Macaca fascicularis isolate 582-1 chromosome 3, T2T-MFA8v1.1 includes the following:
- the CYTH3 gene encoding cytohesin-3 isoform X1 — translation MDEDGGGEGGGVPEDLSLEEREELLDIRRRKKELIDDIERLKYEIAEVMTEIDNLTSVEESKTTQRNKQIAMGRKKFNMDPKKGIQFLIENDLLQSSPEDVAQFLYKGEGLNKTVIGDYLGERDEFNIKVLQAFVELHEFADLNLVQALRQFLWSFRLPGEAQKIDRMMEAFASRYCLCNPGVFQSTDTCYVLSFAIIMLNTSLHNHNVRDKPTAERFIAMNRGINEGGDLPEELLRNLYESIKNEPFKIPEDDGNDLTHTFFNPDREGWLLKLGGRVKTWKRRWFILTDNCLYYFEYTTDKEPRGIIPLENLSIREVEDPRKPNCFELYNPSHKGQVIKACKTEADGRVVEGNHVVYRISAPSPEEKEEWMKSIKASISRDPFYDMLATRKRRIANKK, via the exons tgcCTGAAGACCTCTCattagaagagagagaagagcttCTAGATATTCGTCGAAGAAAAAAGGAACTTATTGATGACATtgag AGGCTGAAATATGAAATTGCAGAAGTGATGACAGAGATCGACAATCTAACTTCCGTAGAGGAGAG CAAAACGACTCAGAGGAACAAACAGATAGCCatgggaagaaagaaattcaacatGGATCCCAAAAAG GGAATTCAGTTTCTAATAGAAAATGACCTGCTACAGAGTTCCCCAGAAGACGTCGCCCAGTTCCTTTATAAAGGAGAAGGCCTAAATAAGACCGTCATTGGGGACTACCTGGGTGAAAG GGATGAATTTAATATTAAAGTTCTTCAAGCTTTTGTTGAACTCCATGAGTTTGCTGATCTCAACCTTGTACAAGCCTTAAG GCAGTTCTTATGGAGCTTCAGGCTGCCGGGGGAGGCGCAGAAGATTGATCGCATGATGGAGGCTTTTGCTTCTCGCTACTGCCTGTGCAACCCCGGGGTCTTCCAGTCCACAG ACACGTGCTACGTGCTGTCATTCGCCATCATCATGCTCAACACCAGCCTGCACAACCACAACGTGCGTGACAAGCCCACGGCAGAACGGTTCATCGCCATGAACCGCGGCATCAACGAGGGCGGGGACCTCCCTGAGGAGCTGCTGAGG AATTTGTATGAGAGCATTAAGAACGAGCCATTTAAGATCCCGGAGGACGACGGGAACGACCTGACGCACACCTTCTTCAACCCCGACCGCGAGGGCTGGCTCCTGAAGCTGG GAGGACGCGTGAAGACCTGGAAGCGCAGGTGGTTCATCCTGACTGATAACTGCCTCTATTACTTTGAATACACAACA GATAAGGAGCCCAGGGGAATCATCCCGTTGGAAAACCTCAGCATCAGGGAGGTGGAGGACCCCCGGAAACCC AACTGTTTTGAGCTCTACAATCCCAGCCACAAAGGGCAGGTCATCAAGGCCTGTAAGACGGAGGCGGACGGCCGCGTGGTAGAGGGGAACCACGTGGTGTACCGGATCTCAGCCCCCAGCccggaggagaaggaggagtggATGAAATCCATCAA AGCCAGTATCAGCAGGGATCCTTTCTATGACATGTTGGCAACGAGGAAACGAAGGATTGCCAATAAAAAATAG
- the CYTH3 gene encoding cytohesin-3 isoform X2 yields the protein MTEIDNLTSVEESKTTQRNKQIAMGRKKFNMDPKKGIQFLIENDLLQSSPEDVAQFLYKGEGLNKTVIGDYLGERDEFNIKVLQAFVELHEFADLNLVQALRQFLWSFRLPGEAQKIDRMMEAFASRYCLCNPGVFQSTDTCYVLSFAIIMLNTSLHNHNVRDKPTAERFIAMNRGINEGGDLPEELLRNLYESIKNEPFKIPEDDGNDLTHTFFNPDREGWLLKLGGRVKTWKRRWFILTDNCLYYFEYTTDKEPRGIIPLENLSIREVEDPRKPNCFELYNPSHKGQVIKACKTEADGRVVEGNHVVYRISAPSPEEKEEWMKSIKASISRDPFYDMLATRKRRIANKK from the exons ATGACAGAGATCGACAATCTAACTTCCGTAGAGGAGAG CAAAACGACTCAGAGGAACAAACAGATAGCCatgggaagaaagaaattcaacatGGATCCCAAAAAG GGAATTCAGTTTCTAATAGAAAATGACCTGCTACAGAGTTCCCCAGAAGACGTCGCCCAGTTCCTTTATAAAGGAGAAGGCCTAAATAAGACCGTCATTGGGGACTACCTGGGTGAAAG GGATGAATTTAATATTAAAGTTCTTCAAGCTTTTGTTGAACTCCATGAGTTTGCTGATCTCAACCTTGTACAAGCCTTAAG GCAGTTCTTATGGAGCTTCAGGCTGCCGGGGGAGGCGCAGAAGATTGATCGCATGATGGAGGCTTTTGCTTCTCGCTACTGCCTGTGCAACCCCGGGGTCTTCCAGTCCACAG ACACGTGCTACGTGCTGTCATTCGCCATCATCATGCTCAACACCAGCCTGCACAACCACAACGTGCGTGACAAGCCCACGGCAGAACGGTTCATCGCCATGAACCGCGGCATCAACGAGGGCGGGGACCTCCCTGAGGAGCTGCTGAGG AATTTGTATGAGAGCATTAAGAACGAGCCATTTAAGATCCCGGAGGACGACGGGAACGACCTGACGCACACCTTCTTCAACCCCGACCGCGAGGGCTGGCTCCTGAAGCTGG GAGGACGCGTGAAGACCTGGAAGCGCAGGTGGTTCATCCTGACTGATAACTGCCTCTATTACTTTGAATACACAACA GATAAGGAGCCCAGGGGAATCATCCCGTTGGAAAACCTCAGCATCAGGGAGGTGGAGGACCCCCGGAAACCC AACTGTTTTGAGCTCTACAATCCCAGCCACAAAGGGCAGGTCATCAAGGCCTGTAAGACGGAGGCGGACGGCCGCGTGGTAGAGGGGAACCACGTGGTGTACCGGATCTCAGCCCCCAGCccggaggagaaggaggagtggATGAAATCCATCAA AGCCAGTATCAGCAGGGATCCTTTCTATGACATGTTGGCAACGAGGAAACGAAGGATTGCCAATAAAAAATAG